From the genome of Bordetella sp. H567, one region includes:
- a CDS encoding TPM domain-containing protein, which yields MPGASDAPSASDSSAAPAPALVGRVVDDAGLLDPASSARLADMLAAHEKATGQQVVVVTVPSLRGVPIEDFGYQLGRRWGIGQKGKDNGALLIVARDDRKVRIEVGYGLEGTLTDAISSTIINQVIIPAFRQGDFNKGIVDGTSTMLKVLSGDPNAVPQKQVTAERDGPTSIPVFVILLFIVIVVISRMGGYGARRSGGVLPGAILGGILGSRGRYGSSGGFGGGGGFGGGGGFTGGGGGFGGGGASGNW from the coding sequence GTGCCGGGAGCGTCCGATGCGCCCTCGGCTTCGGATTCCTCCGCCGCGCCGGCGCCGGCCCTCGTGGGCCGCGTCGTGGACGATGCAGGGTTGCTGGATCCCGCCAGCAGCGCGCGCCTGGCCGACATGCTGGCGGCGCATGAAAAGGCCACGGGCCAGCAGGTGGTGGTGGTGACGGTACCCAGCCTGCGCGGCGTGCCGATCGAGGATTTCGGCTACCAGCTGGGACGCCGCTGGGGCATCGGGCAGAAGGGCAAGGACAACGGCGCGCTGCTGATCGTCGCGCGCGACGATCGCAAGGTGCGCATCGAGGTGGGCTACGGCCTGGAAGGAACGCTGACCGACGCGATTTCGTCGACGATCATCAACCAGGTCATCATCCCGGCCTTCCGCCAGGGCGATTTCAACAAGGGCATCGTCGACGGCACCAGCACCATGCTGAAAGTGCTGAGCGGCGATCCCAACGCCGTTCCGCAAAAGCAGGTAACGGCAGAGCGCGACGGGCCGACGTCGATCCCGGTCTTTGTCATCTTGCTGTTCATCGTCATCGTGGTGATTTCTCGCATGGGCGGCTACGGCGCGCGCCGCAGCGGCGGTGTGCTGCCGGGCGCGATACTCGGCGGCATCCTGGGCAGCCGGGGCCGCTACGGCTCGTCCGGTGGTTTCGGCGGTGGCGGCGGCTTCGGTGGCGGTGGCGGCTTTACGGGCGGCGGCGGCGGCTTCGGCGGCGGCGGGGCCTCCGGTAATTGGTAG
- a CDS encoding TPM domain-containing protein, translating into MTLLNETELRQVADTIARVERDTDAEIVTVLAARADDYAYIPLLWASVVALVVPGLLNYGVVVMGPHALLLTQWAVFIVLALLFRVPAITTRLIPRHVRRWRAANLARRQFLEQNLHHTQGETGMLIFVSEAERYVEILVDRGISARLPDATWDPVIAAFTEQVRKGETVQGFVGCIERCGALLAQHLPSTSQRDELPNRLIVLP; encoded by the coding sequence ATGACACTGCTGAATGAAACCGAACTGCGGCAGGTGGCGGACACCATCGCACGTGTAGAACGCGATACCGATGCGGAGATCGTCACCGTGCTGGCCGCGCGTGCCGACGACTATGCCTATATCCCGCTGCTGTGGGCCAGCGTGGTTGCCCTGGTGGTGCCAGGCTTGCTGAACTACGGCGTCGTGGTCATGGGGCCGCACGCGCTGCTGCTGACGCAGTGGGCCGTATTCATCGTATTGGCGCTGCTGTTTCGTGTGCCGGCGATCACCACGCGGCTGATTCCGCGGCATGTGCGGCGCTGGCGCGCGGCCAATCTGGCGCGCCGCCAGTTCCTGGAACAGAACCTGCATCATACGCAGGGCGAAACCGGCATGCTGATTTTCGTATCGGAAGCCGAGCGCTACGTCGAAATCCTGGTGGATCGCGGCATCAGCGCGCGGCTGCCCGATGCCACGTGGGACCCGGTGATCGCCGCCTTTACCGAGCAGGTGCGCAAGGGTGAAACCGTACAGGGCTTCGTGGGCTGCATCGAGCGCTGCGGCGCGCTGCTGGCGCAGCACCTGCCCAGCACGTCGCAGCGGGACGAATTGCCGAACCGGCTGATTGTGCTGCCTTGA
- a CDS encoding TetR/AcrR family transcriptional regulator, translated as MAGVRQFDERDALDKALALFWRQGYSNTTMQDLAAATGVQRGSLYNAYGDKETLFLRVFGVYREKYVGQMRDALDDADLRTALGRFFGFVIKSMTTGVPTRGCLSSKTALGTEELDDPLREAIRDLLDDIEAALYDRLTRADAQGRLTMDARDAARMIVTMTRGLVVIERVYQDDKHMRRMADLLIGQLVKAE; from the coding sequence ATGGCTGGAGTCCGCCAATTCGATGAGCGTGACGCCCTGGACAAGGCCCTGGCGCTGTTCTGGAGGCAGGGCTATTCCAATACGACGATGCAGGACCTGGCCGCCGCGACGGGGGTGCAGCGCGGCTCTCTTTACAACGCGTACGGGGACAAGGAGACGCTCTTCCTGCGCGTATTCGGCGTCTACCGTGAGAAATACGTCGGGCAGATGCGGGACGCGCTGGACGATGCCGACCTGCGCACGGCACTGGGCCGCTTCTTCGGCTTCGTCATCAAGTCCATGACGACGGGCGTGCCGACCCGGGGCTGCCTGAGCAGCAAGACCGCCTTGGGCACGGAAGAGCTCGATGATCCCTTGCGGGAGGCCATCCGCGATCTACTCGACGACATCGAAGCCGCGCTGTACGACAGATTGACCCGCGCGGACGCGCAAGGGCGGCTGACCATGGACGCCCGGGACGCCGCCCGCATGATCGTGACCATGACGCGGGGGCTGGTGGTGATCGAGCGCGTGTACCAGGACGACAAGCACATGCGCAGGATGGCGGATCTGCTGATCGGCCAATTGGTGAAAGCGGAATGA
- a CDS encoding CysB family HTH-type transcriptional regulator, with protein sequence MNLQQFRFVRETIRRDFNLTEAARMLYTSQPGVSKAIIEFEDELGIKIFERHGKRIKGLTKPGLAVSQVIDRIMREVDNLKKVSDEFARRDEGGLVIACTHTQARYLLPRVIPAFRRQFPKVHLSLAEGSPGQLAEMVLHEQADLAIATESLALTPGLATLPCYTWEHTVVVRPDHPLAELTSSEAKRLTLAQLAAYPLVTYDRAFTGRSTIDEVFAAQGVHPDIVLEAIDADVIKTYVDVGLGIGIIAGVAYDPRRDSGLVGLPVGHLFGTHTTRVGIKAGVFLRDYVYTFIEMLTPALTRQVVMDAVQGVHE encoded by the coding sequence ATGAACCTGCAACAGTTCCGTTTCGTCCGCGAGACCATCCGCCGGGATTTCAATCTGACCGAAGCCGCGCGCATGCTGTACACCTCGCAGCCCGGCGTGTCCAAGGCCATCATCGAGTTCGAGGACGAGCTGGGCATCAAGATCTTCGAGCGCCACGGCAAGCGCATCAAGGGCCTGACCAAGCCGGGACTGGCCGTTTCGCAGGTGATCGATCGCATCATGCGCGAAGTGGACAACCTGAAGAAGGTCAGCGATGAATTCGCACGCCGCGACGAGGGTGGCTTGGTCATCGCCTGCACGCACACCCAGGCGCGCTACCTGTTGCCGCGCGTGATCCCGGCATTCCGCCGCCAGTTTCCCAAGGTGCATCTATCGCTGGCGGAAGGCAGCCCCGGGCAATTGGCCGAGATGGTGCTGCATGAGCAGGCCGACCTGGCCATCGCCACGGAGTCGCTGGCCCTGACCCCAGGCCTGGCTACGCTGCCTTGCTATACCTGGGAGCATACGGTGGTGGTACGGCCGGACCACCCCCTGGCGGAATTGACCTCCAGCGAGGCCAAGCGGCTGACGCTGGCACAGCTGGCGGCCTATCCGCTGGTCACCTACGACCGTGCGTTCACCGGCCGATCGACCATCGATGAAGTCTTCGCGGCCCAGGGCGTGCATCCCGACATCGTGCTGGAGGCCATCGACGCGGACGTGATCAAGACCTATGTCGACGTGGGATTGGGCATCGGCATCATCGCGGGCGTGGCCTACGACCCGCGGCGCGACAGCGGCCTGGTGGGATTGCCGGTGGGGCATCTGTTCGGCACCCATACGACCCGTGTCGGGATCAAGGCCGGCGTGTTCCTGCGGGATTACGTCTATACCTTCATCGAAATGCTGACGCCCGCGTTGACCCGGCAGGTCGTGATGGACGCCGTCCAGGGCGTTCACGAATAA
- a CDS encoding 4-hydroxyproline epimerase: MTSHTFFCVDGHTCGNPVRLVAGGAPALRGANMVEKRAHFLREYDWIRTGLMFEPRGHDMMSGAILYPPTRPDCDVAFLFIETSGCLPMCGHGTIGTVTMALERGLVTPREPGVLRIDTPAGLVEARYEQDGPYINSVRITNVPSFLYGTGLEAEVEGLGLVKADVAYGGNFYAIVSPQQAYAGLEHVQPSDLLRWSPRLRQAFGSKYQFVHPENPAINGLSHVLWTGTPQHPEAHARNAVFYGDKAIDRSPCGTGTSARMAQWAAQGKLDVGSDFVHESIIGTLFRGRVEARTRVGNLDAIVPSIEGWARMTGYNTIFIDDRDPLMHGFQLKDKV; encoded by the coding sequence ATGACTTCCCATACCTTCTTCTGCGTGGACGGCCACACCTGCGGGAATCCCGTGCGCCTCGTGGCCGGCGGCGCCCCGGCGCTCCGGGGCGCCAATATGGTGGAAAAGCGCGCGCATTTCCTGCGCGAATACGATTGGATCCGCACGGGCTTGATGTTCGAGCCCCGCGGCCACGACATGATGTCCGGCGCCATCCTGTATCCGCCGACGCGGCCGGACTGCGATGTCGCCTTCCTGTTCATCGAGACCTCCGGCTGCCTGCCGATGTGCGGCCACGGCACCATCGGCACGGTGACCATGGCGCTGGAGCGCGGGCTGGTGACGCCGCGCGAACCGGGCGTGCTGCGCATCGATACGCCGGCCGGCCTGGTGGAAGCCCGCTACGAGCAGGACGGGCCGTATATCAATAGCGTGCGCATCACCAACGTACCGTCTTTCCTGTATGGCACCGGGCTGGAAGCCGAGGTCGAAGGCCTGGGCCTGGTCAAGGCCGATGTTGCCTACGGCGGCAACTTCTACGCGATCGTCTCGCCGCAGCAGGCATACGCCGGGCTGGAGCACGTGCAGCCTTCCGACCTGCTGCGCTGGAGCCCCCGACTGCGCCAGGCCTTCGGCAGCAAGTATCAATTCGTCCATCCGGAGAACCCGGCCATCAACGGCCTGTCCCATGTATTGTGGACGGGCACGCCGCAGCATCCGGAAGCCCATGCGCGCAACGCCGTGTTCTACGGCGACAAGGCCATCGACCGGTCGCCCTGCGGCACGGGGACGTCGGCGCGCATGGCCCAGTGGGCGGCGCAGGGCAAGCTGGATGTCGGCAGCGATTTCGTGCACGAGAGCATCATCGGCACGCTGTTCCGCGGCCGCGTGGAAGCACGCACCCGCGTCGGCAACCTGGACGCCATCGTGCCGTCCATCGAAGGCTGGGCGCGCATGACCGGCTACAACACCATCTTCATCGACGACCGCGATCCCTTGATGCATGGATTCCAATTGAAGGATAAGGTGTAG
- a CDS encoding propionate--CoA ligase, translated as MQRTRVFHYSSVHQPETFWHSEAGRIHWDVPPEQVLDFSRPPFARWFVGGQTNLCFNAVDRWLPQQADRQALIWVSTEVDQERIYTRMALFEEVNAAAAMLREQGVGPGDRVLIYMPMVPEAVFAILACARLGAVHSVVFGGFASHNLAQRIDDARPKVIVSADAGSRGGKVMPYKPLLDKALAMSQAQPDAVILLDRGLAPMTRGPRDHDYATLRDRHQGARVPVAWMEAGAPSYILYTSGTTGKPKGVQRDTGGYAVALAASMEYIFDGKPGETFFCTSDIGWVVGHSYIVYGPLIGGQATLLYEGTPVRPDGAILWKLIERFKVNTLFSAPTAVRVLKRQDPALLRRHDLSSLRAVYLAGEPLDEPTARWIGEGLGKPVIDNYWQTESGWPILSGQPGVERVPAKFGSPSFPCYGFDARVVSETTGEDLGPGQKGVVVIVPPLPPGAMTTIWGDDERFVSTYFESIPGRQLYSTFDWGMVDEDGYWYILGRTDDVINVAGHRLGTREIEESISSHPKVAECAVVGVADAIKGQVAQAFVVLKEEPADSDVVAALEGDMMRVVEEQLGAVARPARIRFVSALPKTRSGKVLRRAIVAVCEGRDPGDLPTIEDPNALEKIKESLT; from the coding sequence ATGCAAAGAACCCGGGTTTTCCACTACTCGTCCGTTCATCAACCTGAAACATTTTGGCACAGTGAGGCTGGACGTATCCATTGGGATGTGCCACCGGAGCAGGTCCTGGACTTCAGCCGGCCGCCTTTCGCGCGCTGGTTCGTGGGCGGCCAGACGAATCTGTGTTTCAACGCCGTGGACCGCTGGCTCCCCCAACAGGCTGATAGACAAGCGCTGATCTGGGTGTCCACCGAGGTGGACCAGGAAAGAATATATACGCGAATGGCGCTCTTCGAGGAGGTCAACGCGGCGGCCGCCATGCTGCGGGAACAGGGCGTGGGCCCGGGCGACCGGGTGCTGATCTATATGCCCATGGTTCCGGAAGCCGTTTTCGCGATCCTGGCCTGCGCGCGGCTGGGGGCGGTCCATTCGGTGGTCTTCGGCGGGTTCGCCTCCCACAACCTGGCGCAGCGCATCGACGACGCCCGACCCAAGGTGATCGTGTCCGCCGACGCGGGTTCACGCGGGGGCAAGGTCATGCCCTACAAGCCGCTGCTGGACAAGGCGCTGGCCATGAGTCAGGCCCAGCCGGACGCGGTGATCCTGCTCGACCGTGGCCTGGCGCCGATGACGCGCGGCCCGCGCGACCACGACTATGCGACCCTGCGCGACCGCCACCAGGGCGCCCGCGTGCCGGTAGCCTGGATGGAGGCGGGGGCGCCCAGCTATATCTTGTATACGTCCGGCACCACGGGCAAACCCAAGGGCGTGCAGCGCGATACCGGCGGCTATGCCGTCGCCCTGGCCGCCTCCATGGAATACATCTTCGACGGCAAGCCGGGCGAGACGTTTTTCTGCACCAGCGACATCGGCTGGGTGGTCGGCCATTCCTACATCGTTTATGGCCCGCTGATCGGCGGGCAGGCCACGCTGCTGTACGAGGGTACGCCGGTGCGGCCCGACGGCGCGATCCTGTGGAAGCTGATCGAGCGCTTCAAGGTGAACACGCTGTTCTCCGCGCCCACCGCGGTGCGCGTGCTCAAGCGCCAGGATCCCGCGCTGCTGCGCCGGCACGATCTCTCCTCGCTGCGCGCCGTTTACCTGGCGGGAGAGCCCCTGGACGAGCCGACCGCCCGCTGGATAGGCGAAGGCCTGGGCAAGCCGGTCATCGACAACTATTGGCAGACCGAAAGCGGCTGGCCCATCCTGTCGGGCCAGCCCGGCGTGGAGCGGGTGCCCGCGAAGTTCGGCAGCCCTTCGTTTCCCTGCTACGGCTTCGATGCGCGCGTGGTCAGCGAGACCACCGGCGAGGACCTGGGACCCGGGCAGAAGGGCGTGGTGGTGATCGTGCCGCCGCTGCCGCCGGGCGCGATGACGACGATCTGGGGCGACGACGAACGTTTCGTCAGCACCTACTTCGAATCGATTCCCGGCCGGCAGCTGTATTCGACCTTCGACTGGGGCATGGTGGACGAGGATGGCTACTGGTACATCCTGGGGCGGACGGACGACGTCATCAATGTCGCGGGGCATCGCCTGGGCACGCGGGAGATCGAGGAATCGATCAGCAGCCATCCCAAGGTCGCGGAATGCGCGGTGGTGGGCGTGGCCGATGCCATCAAGGGCCAGGTGGCACAGGCCTTCGTGGTGCTGAAGGAAGAACCGGCCGACAGCGATGTCGTTGCCGCGCTGGAAGGCGATATGATGCGCGTGGTCGAAGAGCAGTTGGGCGCGGTCGCGCGGCCCGCGCGTATCCGCTTCGTCAGCGCCTTGCCGAAGACGCGTTCGGGCAAGGTGCTGCGGCGGGCCATCGTCGCGGTCTGCGAGGGTCGGGATCCCGGCGATCTGCCGACCATCGAAGATCCCAACGCCCTGGAAAAGATCAAGGAATCCCTGACATGA
- a CDS encoding heme-binding protein, with protein sequence MITKQALTADDVKKILAAAEDHALKNQWPVTIAVVDDGGHLLGLLRLDGAAPVSAHIAPAKAQTAAMGRRESRVYEESINNGRYAFLSVPGIQGLLEGGVPIVADGQVVGAVGVSGVKASEDAETARAGIAALGL encoded by the coding sequence ATGATCACCAAGCAAGCCCTGACCGCGGATGACGTCAAGAAGATCCTGGCTGCCGCCGAAGACCATGCCCTGAAGAACCAGTGGCCGGTCACCATCGCCGTCGTCGACGACGGCGGCCACTTGCTTGGCTTGCTGCGCCTGGACGGCGCGGCGCCCGTCAGCGCGCACATCGCGCCGGCCAAGGCGCAGACCGCGGCCATGGGACGGCGCGAATCGCGCGTGTACGAGGAAAGCATCAACAATGGCCGCTACGCCTTCCTGTCCGTGCCGGGCATACAGGGCCTGCTGGAAGGTGGCGTGCCCATCGTCGCGGACGGTCAGGTCGTGGGCGCCGTGGGCGTGTCCGGCGTGAAGGCGTCGGAAGACGCGGAAACGGCCAGGGCCGGCATCGCGGCACTGGGCCTGTGA
- a CDS encoding YbfB/YjiJ family MFS transporter, protein MSSTPSLSLAKVDRLLVWRYIFAGLCASLDSIGLARFAFTPLIPELIHAQWFTTSAVVYLGSANLAGYVLGALIGRPLASRVANEHVLRLMMLLISAAFFACAVPLSFWWYFGWRFVSGIAGGVVMVLVAGTILPHVPPARKGAAGGAIFLGLGLGIAGSGTIIPLLLGLGLAQTWIGLGIISVVLTAASWFAWPASKLAPAAASPGAQHARTVRFGRHVRLLYLQYALMAGSAVPPMVFLVDFIARGLGKGTHLGSVFWAIYGLGAIVGPPLYGYLADRLGSKSTVRIVSLIMAAVFLGFYASSDLLVLGVLTAIIGTFAPGMVPLVLARVHEVVAHNATRQNIAWTRASVISAIGLAVAAYGFSAVFNATGGNHRLLFLDSTVMLVIVLLIGLVAGGGQPSHAGDARVNAS, encoded by the coding sequence ATGTCCTCTACACCTTCACTCTCCCTGGCGAAAGTCGACCGCCTGCTCGTCTGGCGGTACATCTTCGCCGGCCTGTGCGCCAGCCTGGACAGCATCGGCCTTGCCCGTTTCGCCTTCACGCCCCTGATCCCCGAATTGATCCACGCGCAGTGGTTCACGACATCCGCGGTGGTCTACCTGGGTTCCGCCAACCTGGCCGGCTATGTGCTGGGCGCGCTGATCGGCCGGCCGCTGGCTTCGCGCGTCGCCAATGAGCACGTATTGCGGCTGATGATGCTGCTGATTTCCGCCGCCTTCTTCGCCTGCGCCGTTCCGCTGTCGTTCTGGTGGTATTTCGGCTGGCGCTTCGTCTCCGGCATCGCCGGCGGCGTGGTCATGGTGCTGGTCGCGGGGACCATCCTCCCGCACGTCCCGCCGGCCCGCAAGGGCGCCGCGGGTGGCGCGATCTTCCTGGGCCTCGGCCTGGGTATCGCGGGATCCGGGACCATCATTCCCCTGCTGCTGGGGCTGGGCCTGGCGCAGACCTGGATAGGCCTGGGCATCATATCGGTCGTGCTGACGGCCGCCAGCTGGTTCGCGTGGCCCGCCAGCAAGCTGGCACCCGCCGCGGCAAGCCCGGGCGCGCAGCACGCACGCACCGTGCGCTTCGGGCGCCACGTCCGCCTGCTGTATCTGCAATATGCGCTGATGGCCGGCTCCGCCGTGCCGCCGATGGTGTTCCTGGTCGATTTCATTGCCCGCGGCCTTGGGAAAGGCACGCACCTGGGCTCGGTGTTCTGGGCCATCTACGGCCTGGGCGCGATCGTCGGCCCGCCGCTGTACGGCTACCTGGCCGACCGCCTGGGATCGAAGTCGACGGTACGTATCGTGTCGCTCATCATGGCGGCCGTGTTCCTGGGCTTCTACGCCAGCAGCGACCTGCTCGTGCTGGGCGTCCTGACCGCCATCATCGGCACGTTCGCCCCCGGCATGGTGCCGCTGGTCCTTGCTCGGGTGCATGAAGTGGTGGCCCACAACGCAACGCGCCAGAACATCGCCTGGACGCGCGCCAGCGTTATCTCGGCCATCGGCCTGGCGGTTGCCGCCTACGGGTTTTCAGCGGTGTTCAACGCAACAGGCGGCAACCACCGCCTGTTGTTCCTGGATTCGACGGTCATGCTGGTCATCGTGTTGTTGATCGGGCTGGTCGCGGGCGGCGGCCAGCCCTCGCACGCCGGGGACGCCCGCGTCAACGCATCGTGA
- a CDS encoding C40 family peptidase: MAGLAILAGCANTAPGRDTAYTSFDQDAYDAAWTTADNDDPIGKLLAQKLRRAPRTVSNYPGSSASTDNTVLAGEALNYLGIRYRSGGDSPGTGFDCSGLVNYVAEQSLGLKLPRTAAEMFQIGVPVARNDLQIGDLVFFNTMGRRYSHVGIYVGEDRFVHSPSRGGVVRIERLDMAYWNKRYNGARRIDTTLVASAHAQN; this comes from the coding sequence ATGGCTGGCCTGGCGATCCTTGCGGGATGCGCCAATACCGCTCCTGGCCGCGATACCGCCTATACCAGCTTCGACCAGGATGCCTACGATGCCGCCTGGACCACCGCCGACAATGACGATCCGATCGGCAAGCTGCTGGCGCAGAAACTGCGCCGGGCCCCCCGCACCGTAAGCAATTATCCGGGTAGCAGCGCCTCTACCGACAACACCGTGCTGGCGGGCGAAGCGTTGAACTACCTGGGCATCCGCTATCGTAGCGGCGGCGATTCGCCCGGCACGGGTTTCGACTGCAGCGGCCTGGTGAACTATGTCGCCGAACAATCCCTGGGATTGAAGCTGCCGCGCACCGCCGCGGAAATGTTCCAAATCGGCGTGCCGGTCGCGCGCAACGATCTGCAGATCGGCGACCTGGTGTTCTTCAACACCATGGGCCGTCGCTATTCCCATGTGGGCATCTACGTGGGTGAAGACCGCTTCGTGCATTCCCCCAGCCGTGGCGGCGTCGTGCGCATCGAACGCCTGGACATGGCGTACTGGAACAAGCGCTACAACGGCGCCCGGCGCATCGACACCACGCTGGTGGCATCGGCGCACGCACAGAACTGA
- a CDS encoding DUF2325 domain-containing protein, which yields MSTALSAVVVGADRLGNIPDLLKGHNIAITHHISGRDPSHQKRGLQLPSGTQLVILLTDFLGHNVMKTFRQSAQRAGIRVVACRRSVCSMQQALTQCGLCGRVAS from the coding sequence ATGTCGACGGCACTTAGCGCAGTGGTGGTGGGCGCGGACCGACTGGGCAATATTCCCGATCTGCTGAAAGGGCACAACATCGCGATTACGCATCACATCAGCGGGCGCGATCCATCGCATCAGAAGCGCGGGCTGCAGCTTCCTTCCGGCACGCAGCTGGTGATCTTGCTGACCGATTTCCTGGGCCACAACGTGATGAAGACGTTCCGGCAATCGGCCCAGCGCGCGGGCATCCGCGTGGTCGCCTGCCGGCGTTCGGTGTGCAGCATGCAGCAGGCGCTGACGCAGTGCGGCTTGTGTGGTCGGGTCGCCAGCTAG
- a CDS encoding LemA family protein, producing MQIRQQPFVSHWRVLALTLLLSLLSGCGMNTIPTLDEQVKAAWAQVENQYQRRADLIPNLVETVKGYAKQEQDTLTAVVEARAKATSIKVDASTVDDPQKLQQFDQAQQQLSGALGRLLVVSERYPDLKSNQNFLALQSQLEGTENRISVARRDYIAAVERYNTEIRTFPGRLWHMVLYRDLPVRETFKASAPQADQAPKVKF from the coding sequence ATGCAAATCAGGCAACAACCGTTCGTTTCACACTGGCGCGTACTGGCGTTGACGCTGCTGCTGTCGCTGCTGTCCGGCTGCGGCATGAACACCATCCCCACGCTGGACGAGCAGGTCAAGGCGGCCTGGGCGCAGGTGGAGAACCAATACCAGCGCCGCGCCGACCTCATTCCTAACCTGGTGGAGACCGTCAAGGGCTATGCCAAGCAGGAACAGGACACCTTGACGGCCGTGGTGGAGGCGCGCGCCAAGGCGACCTCGATCAAGGTGGACGCCAGCACCGTCGACGATCCGCAGAAGCTGCAGCAGTTCGACCAGGCGCAGCAGCAGCTGAGCGGCGCGCTCGGCCGCCTGCTGGTGGTGTCCGAGCGCTACCCGGACCTGAAGTCCAACCAGAACTTCCTGGCCCTGCAATCGCAGCTGGAAGGAACGGAAAACCGCATTTCGGTCGCGCGGCGCGATTACATCGCGGCCGTCGAACGCTACAACACGGAGATCCGCACCTTCCCCGGCCGCCTGTGGCATATGGTGCTGTACCGCGACTTGCCGGTGCGCGAAACCTTCAAGGCGAGCGCGCCGCAGGCGGACCAGGCGCCCAAGGTCAAGTTCTGA
- a CDS encoding MFS transporter produces the protein MYDFANSGYTTVILTTVFSAYFVGVVGGGAHWATLAWTSALSVSYLAIMLTMPSLGARADARGAKRKLLFGSTVGCILATLTLTQAGPGDVWLALIGIAVSNYFYCIGESAVASFLPELARPHALGRVSGWGWSFGYCGGMLSLGLSLVVVSLAQARGESAAQFVPWVVALTCGVFALSALPSFLWLRERAQPRARAEASPDMLGQLLRAWRDTGRHHPQFRRLLMCVACYQAGIAVVITLASVYAEQAMGFKMAQIMMLVFLVNIAAAAGAFLFGYLQDRIGHKRALAMTLCGWIAMVLIAYAAVTVNVFWVAATLAGLCMGTSQSAGRAMVGALAPEKRLAEFFALWTFSVQLAAVVGPLTYGLVTWLTHGNHRLAILVTGLFFVGGLALLHRVDLARGMEERRAAADGAGATAGPAPGSTV, from the coding sequence ATGTACGACTTCGCCAATTCAGGCTACACGACGGTCATCCTGACCACGGTGTTCAGCGCCTATTTCGTCGGGGTGGTGGGCGGGGGCGCCCATTGGGCGACCCTGGCCTGGACGAGCGCGTTGTCCGTTTCCTATCTGGCGATCATGCTCACCATGCCGTCGCTGGGCGCGCGCGCCGATGCGCGGGGCGCCAAGCGCAAGCTGCTGTTCGGCAGCACGGTGGGATGCATCCTGGCCACGCTGACGCTGACGCAGGCCGGGCCGGGCGATGTCTGGCTCGCCTTGATCGGTATCGCGGTCTCCAACTATTTCTACTGCATCGGCGAATCGGCGGTCGCCTCCTTCCTGCCCGAACTGGCGCGTCCCCATGCGCTGGGCCGGGTATCGGGCTGGGGCTGGAGCTTCGGCTATTGCGGCGGCATGCTGTCCCTGGGCCTGTCCCTGGTCGTCGTGTCGTTGGCGCAGGCGCGCGGTGAAAGCGCCGCGCAGTTCGTGCCGTGGGTCGTGGCGCTGACCTGCGGGGTGTTCGCCCTGTCCGCGCTGCCTTCCTTCCTGTGGCTGCGCGAGCGCGCCCAGCCGCGGGCGCGCGCCGAGGCCAGCCCGGACATGCTGGGGCAGCTGCTGCGCGCGTGGCGCGATACGGGACGGCATCATCCGCAGTTCCGGCGCCTGCTGATGTGCGTGGCCTGCTACCAGGCCGGCATCGCCGTCGTGATCACCCTGGCGTCGGTCTATGCCGAACAGGCCATGGGTTTCAAGATGGCGCAGATCATGATGCTGGTGTTCCTGGTGAATATCGCCGCGGCGGCGGGCGCCTTCCTGTTCGGTTACCTGCAGGACCGCATCGGGCACAAGCGCGCCCTGGCGATGACGCTGTGCGGCTGGATCGCCATGGTGCTGATCGCCTATGCGGCCGTCACCGTCAACGTGTTCTGGGTCGCGGCCACGCTGGCCGGCTTGTGCATGGGCACGAGCCAGAGCGCGGGCCGCGCCATGGTCGGCGCCCTGGCGCCGGAAAAAAGACTGGCGGAATTCTTCGCGCTGTGGACCTTCTCCGTGCAACTGGCGGCGGTGGTCGGACCCCTGACCTATGGCCTGGTGACCTGGCTGACGCACGGCAATCACCGCCTGGCGATCCTGGTGACGGGCTTGTTCTTCGTCGGCGGCCTGGCGCTGCTGCACCGGGTGGACCTGGCGCGCGGCATGGAGGAACGCCGCGCCGCGGCCGACGGCGCCGGCGCGACGGCCGGGCCGGCGCCCGGTTCCACCGTTTGA